The sequence CCCGGCGCGCACCTCGGCGGTGAGCAGCTGCTGGAAGCGGTCCGCGGTGTTCGGCTCCATGAACATGTCGATGCCGGCGTTGACCCCGTCGCGCACCTGCTTGGCGGTGGGCCGCGGCTCGGTGTCCGCGACGGTCGGGTCGGGCAACTGGTGGATGCCCTCCCAGTCGCTGATCACGAAGCCGTCGAAGTCCAGTGCCCCCTTGAGCATTCCGGTGATCAGCTCGCGGCTGCCGTGCACCTTGACCGGGTTGCCGACGCCGTCCTCGGTCCAGTCGACGCTGGAGAACGACGGCATCACGCTCAGCGCGCCGTGCCGGGCGATCGCCACCCGGTACGGCGCCAGGTCGATGTGCTCGAAATCGGCCCGGCTGGTGACCGTGACACCCTGGTCGATCGGGTAGTCGCCGCTGCCGGTGCCGTACTCGGTGTCGCCGTCCCCGGCGTAGTGCTTGATCGTGGCGAGCACGCCGCCGCGGCGCAGCCCGTCGACCGCGGTCGCCATCGAGGCGACCAGCCCGGGGTCCTCGCCGAAGCTCTCGTACGCCCGGCCCCAGCGCTCGTCCCGGCTGACGCACACGCACGGCGCGAAGTCCCACGGGATCCCGGTGGCCCGCACCTCCGCGGCGGTGGCCCGGTACACCTGCTCCACCAGCCGTGGGTCCCGGGTCGCGCCGAGGCCGATGTTGTGCGGGAAGATCGTGGCGCCGGACGCGTTGCCGTGCCCGTGCACCGCGTCGATCCCGTAGATCATCGGGATGCGCAGCGGGGTGGCCAGGGCGGCTCGCTGGAAGGTGTCGACCATCTCGACCCAGGACCGTGGGGTGTTGGGCGTGGGCGCCGACCCGCCGCCGGAGAGCACCGACCCGAGCCGCTGCCGGGTGATCAGTGTCGGGTCGGTGGCGACCGCGGCCCGTTCCGCCTGGGTCATCTGGCCGATCTTGTCGGCCAGGGTCATCCGGTCCAGCAGGTCGCTGACGCGTTTCTCCACCGGCTGCCGGGCGTCTCGATACAGTGGCGTGGTGGCCGCCGTGACGGTGGCCCCCGGCACCAGCGCCACGACCAGTGCGCAGGTGGTGACGCCGGCGAGGGTGTGTCGTCTCATCGCGCCCTCCTCAGATGTCGGTCGTCCTCGATCCTCGGCCCCGGGTGCGCCGCGTCACCAGTGCGTTGCGGCAAGCGACATATCGTCGGTGGCAATTGTCGTAAAGCGCCTCCGCCGGTGCGTGGCGGGCGCATGCTCAGGGAATGGCAGTGTTGCTGATTGCCGAGGACGACGAGGACATCGCCGCCGTCCTGGCGCGGGTGTGCAAGCGGGCCGGTCTGACCGTGCTGCGCGCGCCGGACGGGCGGGCCGCCCTGGAGATGGTCGTCGCGGAGCGCCCGGACGTGCTGCTGACCGATCTCGGCATGCCGAGGATGGACGGCTGGGAGCTGATCCGCGCGGTCCGGGCCCATCCGGAGGTGGGGCGGACCCCGGTGGCCATCCTGACCGGGCAACTCGCCCCCGGCGATCCGCGGGTGGCCGAGGCGGAGGTCTGTGCGGTCCTGCTCAAGCCCTGCCCGAACGATCAGCTGCTGGCGGTGATCCAGGAGCTGATCGAGCGCGGGCCGCACGAGCACGCGCCGGGATGTACGGTGCAAAAGGTGCATAGCCAAGTTTAGGGTTCATCGGCGGCGATCCGGCGCCCCAGCCGTGCGTCGCCGCTGCCGTGCGTGCGGCGCAGACCGGAACCGCGACCGGCCGACTACCGGGTGCCCCAGGCGTAGGTCTGCTTGGCCAGCTTGAGGTACATGAACGTGTCGGCCGAGGTCACCCCGTCGATCGCGCGGACCTTCTCGTTGAGCAGGTCGAGCAGGTGCTCGTCGTCGGTGCAGACCAGCTCGACCAGCAGGTCGTACCGGCCGGCGCAGATCACCACGTAGTCGACCTCGGGGATCGCGGCGAG is a genomic window of Actinoplanes teichomyceticus ATCC 31121 containing:
- a CDS encoding glycoside hydrolase family 3 protein — translated: MRRHTLAGVTTCALVVALVPGATVTAATTPLYRDARQPVEKRVSDLLDRMTLADKIGQMTQAERAAVATDPTLITRQRLGSVLSGGGSAPTPNTPRSWVEMVDTFQRAALATPLRIPMIYGIDAVHGHGNASGATIFPHNIGLGATRDPRLVEQVYRATAAEVRATGIPWDFAPCVCVSRDERWGRAYESFGEDPGLVASMATAVDGLRRGGVLATIKHYAGDGDTEYGTGSGDYPIDQGVTVTSRADFEHIDLAPYRVAIARHGALSVMPSFSSVDWTEDGVGNPVKVHGSRELITGMLKGALDFDGFVISDWEGIHQLPDPTVADTEPRPTAKQVRDGVNAGIDMFMEPNTADRFQQLLTAEVRAGRVPMSRIDDAVRRILRVKFQLGLFERPYASGADTAVVGSAAHRALARRAVAESQVLLKNSGHLLPLRGDAKLYVAGRNADDIGNQAGGWTIDWQGRSGDAIEGTTILDGLRQVAPGARITYSADASAPVAADDIGVAVVGETPYAEGFGDVGGPVCSWCTEPQREPKSLALQPADRAVVDRVCAAAAKCVVLIVSGRPQLITDQLGRIDALVASWLPGSEGAGVADVLFGRRPFTGRLPVTWPRSADQVPINIGDKPYEPLYPYGYRLPAAR
- a CDS encoding response regulator, with product MAVLLIAEDDEDIAAVLARVCKRAGLTVLRAPDGRAALEMVVAERPDVLLTDLGMPRMDGWELIRAVRAHPEVGRTPVAILTGQLAPGDPRVAEAEVCAVLLKPCPNDQLLAVIQELIERGPHEHAPGCTVQKVHSQV